A section of the Centropristis striata isolate RG_2023a ecotype Rhode Island chromosome 7, C.striata_1.0, whole genome shotgun sequence genome encodes:
- the LOC131975006 gene encoding aminopeptidase NAALADL1-like, with amino-acid sequence MITQVVIGIVCGAVVLTAGILIGHFGITKSGSSAPSWVKDVAKDVDESLIEKFMSEVDNIQIKENLRELTKVPHMATTPGDEKTVQLMLNRWQDKETGLDQAWREEYLVYLSFPDPKKPNKVTVVSPTDTVLHTAREKEKLYPPDQDDPDVVQPYAAYSPAGHPKGKLVYANQGRLIDYQKLNETVDLRGTIAITRYGGERRAVTAINAAPYGIVGMLIYMDPMDINNGLMSDVNETYPHSWYLPPSGVKRGSFKLEYGDALTPYLAAKDDTYRIPVENITGIPPVPIQPIGFEDAYRLICELGGEAAPGPWQGAFNCTYNLGGPGFKDSSIFNNSDVKMDIFNYEELRNSTNVMGVIRGSVEPDRYVIFGNHRDGWVNGAIDPSSGTSVFLEVTRLLGRMVKQGKWRPRRSMVFGSWGAEEFRITGSTEYTEQYFTKLSERTVAYINVDIAVLGDAAYRAAAIPSLQNVIFKATKQVNTPGLDSISLYETWKKYSSRTSPAHGHIPKMGSVSISLSDYAAFVQYLGITSMDMAYSYNTNKTNAHYYPAYHTAYETFNYASKFIDPGFFRHQAVGRTAGNILIRLADSLVLPLNCSDYAELLEDYLSTAVKLYQNKLEAKKISMEPLKRAVASFRTAATHLDEVIHGLDLANETPLKIRRINDQLMLLDRAFLNPLAFSDRYATRHVIWASNDAGQPTFPGLADAFASAESSEQSSAWEKVHYHLSVLSQAIEGAADTLVDDI; translated from the exons ATGATTACACAGGTGGTTATTGGGATTGTGTGTGGTGCTGTCGTCCTGACCGCAGGAATCCTCATCGGCCACTTTGGTATCACCAAGAGCGGAAGCTCTGCGCCGTCCTGGGTGAAGGATGTGGCGAAGGATGTGGACGAGAGCCTTATTGAGAAGTTCATGTCTGAGGTGGACAACATCCAGATCAAGGAAAACCTCAG GGAGTTGACTAAAGTGCCCCACATGGCCACCACACCTGGAGATGAGAAGACAGTGCAATTAATGCTGAACAGATGGCAGGACAAGGAAACCGGTCTTGACCAGGCTTGGAGAGAAGAGTACTTGGTCTATCTGTCCTTCCCTGACCCCAAGAAACCCAACAAGGTCACTGTAG TGAGCCCGACTGATACTGTGCTGCACACtgcaagagaaaaagagaagctgTATCCTCCGGATCAAGATGATCCTGACGTGGTTCAGCCATATGCTGCATACTCCCCTGCTGGACACCCAAAG GGGAAACTGGTGTACGCCAACCAGGGGAGACTAATTGACTACCAAAAGTTGAACGAGACAGTCGACCTTAGAGGAACCATTGCTATCACCAGAtatggaggagagagaagagctgTTACT GCCATCAATGCAGCACCCTACGGTATTGTTGGCATGCTCATCTACATGGACCCGATGGACATCAACAATGGTCTCATGTCAGATGTCAATGAGACGTATCCTCACTCCTGGTACCTGCCGCCCTCTGGTGTGAAGAGAGGTTCCTTTAAACTTGAGTATGGAGACGCCCTTACACCTTACCTGGCTGCCAAAG acgATACCTACAGAATTCCAGTTGAGAACATCACAGGAATACCTCCCGTTCCAATCCAACCAATTGGATTTGAGGATGCCTACAGGCTAATCTG CGAACTAGGTGGAGAAGCAGCTCCTGGTCCATGGCAGGGAGCATTCAACTGTACCTACAACTTAGGCGGTCCGGGGTTCAAAGATTCATCTATTTTCAACAACAG CGACGTGAAAATGGACATCTTTAACTATGAAGAGTTAAGGAATTCCACCAATGTGATGGGAGTTATCAGAGGGAGTGTTGAGCCAG ACAGGTATGTGATCTTTGGGAACCACAGGGATGGTTGGGTTAATGGCGCCATTGACCCAAGCAGTGGGACGTCTGTCTTCCTGGAAGTGACCAGACTGCTGGGCAGGATGGTCAAGCAGG GAAAATGGAGGCCTCGAAGGTCCATGGTCTTTGGAAGCTGGGGAGCGGAGGAGTTCCGCATTACTGGGTCTACAGAATACACAGAG CAATACTTCACCAAACTAAGTGAACGAACTGTTGCTTACATCAATGTGGATATAGCTGTTTTGG GCGACGCCGCATACAGGGCTGCTGCAATTCCATCACTACAGAATGTCATCTTCAAAGCCACAAAGCAG GTCAATACACCTGGACTGGATTCCATTTCTCTGTATGAAACCTGGAAAAAGTACTCCAGCAGGACAAGCCCGGCCCATGGACACATACCCAA GATGGGATCCGTGTCAATCTCACTGAGTGATTATGCTGCTTTTGTCCAGTACCTGGGAATCACTTCCATGGACATGGCATACTCATATAACACg aataaaacaaatgcTCATTATTACCCTGCGTACCACACCGCATACGAAACCTTTAACTACGCCTCAAAGTTCATTGATCCTG GATTTTTTCGTCACCAAGCTGTTGGCAGGACAGCAGGAAACATCCTGATCCGACTGGCTGACAGCCTGGTGTTGCCACTAAACTGCAGCGACTATGCTGAACTTCTGGAGGACTACCTCAGCACAGCCGTGAAACTTTATCAGAATAAACTGGAAGCAAAGAAAATCTCTATGG AACCACTAAAACGTGCAGTGGCCAGCTTCCGCACTGCAGCGACTCATTTGGACGAAGTTATTCACGGTTTGGACCTGGCAAATGAAAC ACCGCTGAAGATCAGAAGGATCAACGACCAGCTCATGCTGCTGGACAGAGCTTTCTTGAATCCTCTGGCCTTCTCAGATAGATATGCAACCAG GCATGTTATCTGGGCTTCAAATGATGCCGGCCAGCCGACCTTCCCAGGTCTGGCTGATGCTTTTGCCAGCGCTGAGTCATCGGAACAGTCCAGCGCCTGGGAAAAAGTCCACTACCACCTGTCAGTCCTGAGTCAGGCCATCGAGGGCGCTGCCGACACATTGGTTGACGACATATAG